A window of Formosa sp. Hel1_31_208 contains these coding sequences:
- a CDS encoding energy transducer TonB — protein sequence MKKNKIILGIAITILTVIISSTFNWNSSKGNLLEVTNDELMASNLAAEAEVPQTVSDEPESRFFYNIKTRYNAIKKSDVAKAISINDFLNQKQMPPLNSYQSVSIIIVKDNKQTNNISLSKDGKLSNSQIELLKSADYSTNFLVRANYEKISEETLQSEYNYWSPHLSIVPEHQAEYLSDQEALSSYLEKGSQKAIISSMEDKLRPVMLYFTVTKTGVVSNVRVESISNYPLFDKKMVELINNIPGTWKPAKDSKGQTVDQELVITFGSGGC from the coding sequence ATGAAAAAGAATAAAATTATATTAGGTATCGCAATCACAATTTTAACAGTGATTATTTCTAGCACATTTAATTGGAACAGTTCCAAAGGCAATCTATTAGAGGTGACTAATGACGAATTAATGGCTTCAAATTTAGCGGCAGAGGCAGAGGTACCACAAACTGTGAGTGATGAACCAGAATCACGATTTTTCTACAACATAAAAACAAGATATAACGCTATTAAAAAAAGTGACGTAGCCAAAGCCATCTCTATTAACGATTTTTTAAATCAGAAGCAGATGCCACCACTAAACTCTTATCAATCTGTGAGCATTATTATAGTCAAAGACAACAAGCAAACCAATAATATTTCCCTGAGTAAAGACGGTAAACTTTCAAATTCTCAAATAGAACTTTTAAAATCTGCCGATTATTCAACAAATTTTTTAGTAAGAGCAAATTATGAAAAAATAAGCGAAGAAACCTTACAATCAGAATACAACTATTGGAGCCCACACTTAAGCATCGTCCCTGAACATCAAGCTGAATATTTGAGCGATCAAGAGGCGCTATCTTCTTATCTCGAAAAAGGCAGTCAAAAAGCAATTATAAGCAGCATGGAGGACAAATTGAGACCTGTCATGTTGTATTTTACAGTAACTAAAACAGGTGTTGTTTCTAATGTTAGAGTAGAATCAATATCCAATTATCCGCTTTTTGATAAAAAGATGGTAGAACTCATAAATAACATACCAGGAACATGGAAACCAGCAAAAGATTCTAAAGGACAAACAGTTGATCAAGAACTTGTGATTACTTTCGGATCCGGCGGATGCTAA
- a CDS encoding SAM-dependent methyltransferase — translation MNPNYGKLYLIPTRLGDNPPLEVLPISVKKIVEMVDDFIVENEKTARRFIKKVDSRKQQSILHFEILNKYTKPEEIQNFLDTCKAGKPMGLLSEAGCPGIADPGADIVKLAHENDIQVVPLVGPSSIILAMMASGMNGQSFTFNGYIPIDKSERKATLKRMERLSYEHNQTQLFIETPYRNNKILEDICATLHTNTRVCVACDITLPTEYIKTMTVNEWKHTKIDLHKRPAIFIIHKD, via the coding sequence ATGAACCCTAACTACGGAAAACTTTATCTCATTCCCACGCGTCTTGGAGATAATCCACCGCTAGAAGTCTTACCTATTTCAGTAAAAAAAATTGTTGAAATGGTTGATGATTTTATTGTAGAAAATGAAAAAACTGCGAGACGTTTTATTAAAAAAGTCGATTCAAGAAAACAGCAGTCCATCTTGCACTTTGAAATCCTCAATAAATACACGAAACCTGAAGAAATTCAGAATTTTTTAGATACCTGTAAAGCAGGAAAACCGATGGGATTATTATCTGAAGCCGGTTGTCCCGGTATCGCAGATCCTGGAGCAGATATTGTAAAACTAGCTCATGAGAATGATATTCAAGTGGTTCCTTTGGTCGGCCCTTCATCTATTATACTAGCAATGATGGCCTCGGGTATGAACGGGCAAAGTTTTACATTTAATGGCTATATTCCTATTGATAAATCGGAAAGAAAAGCGACTTTAAAACGTATGGAGCGATTATCATATGAGCACAATCAAACACAACTGTTCATTGAAACACCATATCGCAATAATAAAATTCTTGAAGATATATGTGCAACTTTACACACAAACACAAGAGTATGTGTAGCTTGTGATATTACGCTTCCAACAGAATACATTAAGACAATGACGGTTAATGAATGGAAACATACCAAGATAGATCTTCATAAAAGACCTGCGATTTTTATTATTCACAAAGACTAA
- a CDS encoding GNAT family N-acetyltransferase, whose product MKSLQGRHIYLRALEPEDLDFIHEIENDQGFWEISNTITPYSKYLIKQYLEHSHKDIFEVKQLRLVICNHEDEALGMIDLFDFDFKNRRAGVGILIKAPNNRQKGYGKEALQLLKSYCKSQLSMHQLYCNISEDNKMSLKLFKNEGFDVIGLKKDWNYINGSYKNEFLLQILL is encoded by the coding sequence ATGAAATCACTACAAGGACGACATATTTACTTAAGAGCTCTAGAGCCTGAGGACCTCGATTTTATTCATGAGATTGAGAATGATCAGGGGTTTTGGGAGATAAGTAATACGATAACACCTTATTCAAAATATCTCATCAAACAATATCTCGAGCATTCACATAAAGATATATTTGAAGTCAAACAATTGCGTTTGGTCATCTGTAATCATGAGGATGAGGCACTAGGTATGATAGATCTTTTCGATTTTGATTTTAAAAACAGAAGGGCAGGTGTAGGGATATTAATTAAAGCTCCGAATAATCGTCAAAAAGGCTACGGAAAAGAAGCGCTCCAACTTTTAAAAAGCTACTGCAAATCGCAACTGTCTATGCATCAATTGTATTGCAATATTTCCGAAGACAATAAAATGAGTCTTAAGTTGTTTAAAAATGAAGGGTTTGATGTCATCGGCCTTAAAAAAGATTGGAATTACATTAATGGCTCTTACAAGAATGAATTCTTATTACAAATACTTTTATAA
- a CDS encoding peptidoglycan-binding protein LysM, producing the protein MLKKVGNYFVIPLAICVTLYVALKPESSLNYDDYSTEGLELDYNISKEIAFNMVPSHRDSNIELSNPFHSTHTYFPYLGKSYNGFKEAVAFKESRGNYFTVNTLGYLGKYQFGAETLKLIGIYNPTQFLYNPELQEKAFLANAERNKWILRKDIKRFEGKQINGILVTESGIIAAAHLAGPGSVKKYLRSYGNQNVSDAYGSTVRYYMKKFAGYDTSFIEADKRAKVIL; encoded by the coding sequence ATGTTGAAAAAAGTAGGTAATTATTTCGTAATACCTTTAGCTATTTGTGTTACACTTTATGTGGCACTAAAGCCAGAATCTTCGTTAAATTATGACGACTATTCTACCGAAGGTTTGGAGTTAGACTATAATATTTCTAAAGAGATCGCCTTTAATATGGTGCCTTCTCATCGCGATTCTAATATTGAATTGTCTAATCCATTTCACTCCACGCATACATATTTTCCATATTTAGGTAAATCTTACAATGGGTTTAAAGAGGCCGTTGCATTTAAAGAATCTAGAGGAAATTATTTTACAGTCAACACCTTAGGGTATTTAGGTAAGTATCAGTTTGGTGCTGAAACTTTAAAATTGATTGGTATTTATAACCCAACACAGTTCTTATACAACCCAGAACTTCAGGAAAAAGCGTTCTTAGCAAATGCAGAGCGTAATAAATGGATTTTAAGAAAAGATATCAAACGATTTGAAGGTAAACAAATCAATGGTATTCTGGTAACTGAGTCTGGTATCATAGCAGCAGCGCACTTGGCTGGACCAGGTAGTGTAAAAAAGTATTTGAGAAGTTATGGTAACCAAAATGTTTCTGATGCCTATGGTTCAACCGTGAGATACTACATGAAGAAGTTTGCAGGGTATGACACTTCCTTTATTGAAGCCGACAAGAGAGCTAAAGTAATTCTGTAA
- a CDS encoding DUF2279 domain-containing protein, which translates to MFLTPSDTLNTSRKNVVIITEASIASLTLIGLDQLWYADFPRSKFKTINDSDEWLQMDKLGHVFSAYQLGRVGANALHWSGVAKKNQLLYGATLGFGFLTAVEMFDGFSSEWGFSWSDMAANGLGTGLYIGQELLWEEQRVTIKYSFHQTRFANRRPDKLGQGILEEMLKDYNGQTYWLSANLHSFFKQSKIPRWLNLAFGYGADGMLTGKNENVDNLFVNQNRQRQFYLSLDVDLSRIETKSRVLRTIFDVINVIKVPFPTIEFNVKNGIKLHYIYF; encoded by the coding sequence TTGTTCTTAACACCAAGTGATACTTTAAATACGTCTCGCAAAAATGTCGTAATAATTACCGAGGCATCAATCGCGTCATTAACCTTAATAGGTTTAGATCAATTATGGTATGCTGATTTTCCACGATCAAAATTTAAAACAATCAATGATAGTGATGAATGGCTGCAAATGGATAAGTTAGGTCATGTCTTTTCTGCCTATCAATTGGGTCGCGTGGGCGCTAATGCACTTCATTGGAGTGGTGTGGCTAAAAAAAATCAACTCTTATATGGCGCTACTTTAGGGTTTGGATTCTTAACTGCAGTTGAAATGTTTGACGGTTTTTCTTCAGAATGGGGCTTTTCATGGTCGGATATGGCCGCGAACGGTTTAGGTACAGGTTTGTATATCGGACAAGAATTACTCTGGGAAGAACAACGGGTGACCATTAAGTATTCCTTTCATCAAACACGTTTTGCTAATCGGCGTCCTGATAAATTAGGTCAAGGCATTTTGGAAGAAATGCTAAAAGATTACAATGGTCAAACCTATTGGCTCAGTGCTAATCTCCATTCCTTCTTTAAACAAAGTAAAATTCCAAGGTGGCTCAATCTCGCTTTTGGCTATGGAGCAGATGGAATGTTAACGGGAAAAAATGAAAACGTTGATAACTTATTCGTAAATCAAAACCGACAACGTCAATTTTATCTCAGTTTAGATGTAGATTTATCAAGGATAGAAACAAAGTCAAGAGTGTTAAGAACCATTTTTGACGTTATTAATGTTATTAAAGTGCCATTTCCGACCATTGAATTCAATGTAAAAAATGGCATAAAGCTGCACTATATCTACTTTTAA
- the mltG gene encoding endolytic transglycosylase MltG — MYIKKILWAIALIGLVVAAIFAYSIYNVMLSPNTKFANDEAFIYVATDAEYNDVRSQLEPLLKDMDAFDALASRKKYTNYLKAGKYVIKNGMSNNDIINSIRSNNLPIKVSFNNQETLEKLAGRIANQIEADSLSLITAMYDSAFFQKSGFSEQTALGMYIPNSYECFWNTSAEQFRERMLKEYNRFWNDNRMAKAKAIGLSRDEIMTMASIVHEESKQAIEQPRIAGVYMNRIRIGMPLQADPTLKFAAYQLPEYQNTIIKRVLNKHKEIESPYNTYKNTGLPPGLIAMPDISAINAVLNYEKHKYLYFAADAKKLGYHKFAKTLAQHNVNARAYQRYLSSQGINR; from the coding sequence ATGTATATTAAAAAAATACTTTGGGCAATAGCCCTTATCGGCTTGGTGGTTGCTGCAATATTTGCATATTCTATTTATAATGTGATGCTATCGCCAAACACGAAATTCGCTAATGATGAAGCCTTTATATATGTAGCAACTGATGCTGAATATAATGACGTTAGAAGTCAGTTAGAGCCTTTGTTGAAAGATATGGATGCTTTTGATGCATTGGCATCACGAAAAAAGTATACAAATTATTTGAAAGCAGGTAAGTATGTTATTAAAAACGGAATGAGTAATAATGATATTATTAACTCCATCCGTAGTAATAATCTGCCTATTAAAGTCTCTTTCAATAATCAGGAAACACTAGAAAAACTGGCAGGAAGAATTGCTAATCAAATAGAAGCTGATAGTTTGAGTTTAATTACTGCCATGTATGACAGTGCGTTTTTTCAAAAATCTGGATTTTCTGAACAAACGGCTTTAGGAATGTACATTCCAAATAGTTATGAGTGTTTTTGGAATACATCGGCAGAACAATTTAGAGAGCGTATGCTCAAAGAGTATAATCGTTTTTGGAACGATAACAGGATGGCCAAAGCCAAGGCTATTGGTTTATCTCGTGATGAGATCATGACTATGGCATCAATAGTACACGAAGAGTCAAAGCAAGCTATTGAGCAGCCGCGTATTGCTGGGGTTTACATGAATCGAATTCGAATTGGAATGCCATTGCAAGCGGACCCTACGCTAAAATTTGCAGCGTATCAATTACCGGAATACCAGAACACCATAATCAAACGTGTATTGAATAAGCATAAAGAAATAGAGTCTCCTTACAATACCTATAAAAATACTGGTTTGCCTCCAGGGCTGATTGCAATGCCTGATATTTCAGCGATTAATGCCGTTTTGAATTATGAAAAACACAAGTACCTCTATTTTGCTGCCGATGCTAAAAAATTAGGCTATCATAAATTTGCTAAAACATTAGCTCAGCATAATGTTAATGCCAGAGCATATCAACGCTACTTGTCATCTCAAGGTATCAATAGGTGA
- a CDS encoding PQQ-dependent sugar dehydrogenase, which produces MKKIALFFAYIFISNTYAQDISLELYASGFSSPVNAKHAGDDRLFVVERAGVIKIIEADGSVGSVPFLNIDSRVSNNGGEQGLLALAFHPNYTTNGFFYVNYINNIGDTVISRFTRSSVSLADPNSEVILLTIFQPFSNHNGGDMHFGPNDGYLYISTGDGGSGGDPGNRAQNLGLLLGKILRIDVDGTSNGNYGIPADNPFVSNTAAMDEIWAYGLRNPWKFSFDRSNGDMWIADVGQSTREEINHVSSTSTGGENYGWKCFEGTTTFSSGAGCNTITHQPPVAEYNYGGNPFKCSITGGYRYRGTIQTGLLDLFFFADFCSDEIGVVEEISPNNFNLTFLDRFIGEGFSTFAEDVNGELYAIGLISGSIFRIEDANLSINESTLNDIKMYPNPVNNLLTFDLVNTSNIVSEIRINDVQGKRIQTHTNFQEQLLTISTKSLTSGLYLIEIIDIRGNSNIRKLIVD; this is translated from the coding sequence ATGAAAAAAATCGCACTTTTCTTCGCCTACATCTTTATATCAAATACTTATGCCCAAGATATTAGTTTAGAACTATATGCATCGGGGTTTTCTAGTCCTGTGAATGCTAAACATGCCGGTGACGATCGACTCTTTGTTGTTGAACGCGCAGGGGTTATTAAAATCATTGAAGCCGACGGCAGCGTAGGTAGTGTTCCATTTTTAAATATTGATTCTAGAGTAAGTAATAATGGTGGCGAACAAGGCTTGCTTGCATTGGCATTTCACCCTAACTATACAACTAATGGTTTTTTTTATGTGAATTACATCAATAATATAGGTGATACCGTGATTTCTAGATTTACGAGAAGCTCGGTTAGTCTTGCAGATCCAAATTCAGAAGTTATCTTGCTAACGATATTCCAACCCTTTTCAAATCATAATGGAGGCGACATGCATTTTGGTCCAAATGATGGATATCTTTATATATCCACTGGTGACGGAGGTTCTGGAGGCGATCCAGGAAATAGAGCTCAAAATTTAGGTTTGTTATTGGGTAAAATATTAAGAATAGATGTCGATGGCACTAGCAACGGTAATTATGGAATTCCTGCAGACAATCCATTTGTTTCCAATACTGCTGCGATGGATGAAATTTGGGCTTACGGATTAAGAAATCCATGGAAGTTTTCTTTTGATAGATCTAATGGTGATATGTGGATAGCAGACGTTGGCCAGAGCACAAGAGAAGAAATTAATCATGTCTCTTCAACTTCTACAGGAGGCGAAAACTATGGCTGGAAATGCTTTGAAGGCACCACAACTTTTAGCAGTGGCGCAGGATGTAATACCATCACACATCAACCTCCAGTTGCTGAATATAATTATGGTGGTAATCCATTCAAATGTTCTATTACAGGAGGATATCGTTATAGAGGAACCATACAAACAGGCCTTCTAGATTTATTCTTCTTTGCAGATTTTTGTAGTGACGAAATTGGTGTAGTTGAAGAAATAAGTCCGAATAATTTCAATTTAACATTTTTAGATCGTTTTATTGGAGAAGGGTTTTCGACTTTTGCTGAAGACGTGAATGGCGAACTTTATGCTATTGGCTTAATTTCGGGAAGCATTTTTAGAATAGAAGATGCCAATTTAAGTATCAATGAATCTACTTTAAATGACATTAAAATGTATCCTAATCCAGTTAACAACCTGCTAACTTTTGATTTAGTAAACACGTCAAACATAGTCAGTGAGATTCGAATTAACGATGTACAAGGAAAACGTATTCAAACACACACTAACTTTCAAGAACAATTGTTAACAATATCAACAAAATCACTCACAAGTGGTTTATATCTCATAGAAATTATAGATATACGAGGAAATAGTAATATTCGTAAACTGATTGTAGATTAA
- a CDS encoding thioesterase family protein, translating into MSNLCKFDEIQFRVRYGETDQMGVVYHGNYAQYFEMGRTEWLRKMGFSYSQMEESGIMLPVISLSINYKKSACYDDIIKVKTKLVKKPAVKIEFDYEILNENDELLATGNSVLAFIDVSKKRPTKCPDYILDKLQI; encoded by the coding sequence ATGTCCAACCTTTGCAAATTTGATGAGATACAATTTAGAGTGCGTTATGGAGAGACCGATCAGATGGGTGTAGTGTATCACGGCAATTACGCGCAATATTTTGAAATGGGTAGAACAGAGTGGTTACGTAAAATGGGTTTTTCTTACAGTCAAATGGAGGAGAGCGGTATTATGTTGCCCGTCATCTCACTTTCCATAAATTACAAAAAGTCAGCCTGTTATGATGACATCATTAAAGTAAAGACTAAACTCGTAAAAAAACCTGCTGTAAAAATTGAATTTGATTATGAAATATTAAATGAAAACGATGAATTATTAGCAACGGGAAATTCAGTTTTAGCATTTATTGATGTTTCTAAGAAACGCCCTACAAAATGTCCTGATTATATTTTAGACAAACTGCAAATTTAA
- a CDS encoding low molecular weight protein-tyrosine-phosphatase: protein MKSILMVCLGNICRSPLAHGILESKLPESEFYVDSAGTANYHVGDLPDHRSIAVAKSHGIDISHQSGRQFLVSDFDAFDHIFVMDHSNFTNVINLARSNEDIAKVKLMLEVNANNKQQHVPDPYYGDMSDFEHVFKLLDKACAKLSKTLINESA from the coding sequence ATGAAAAGTATTCTCATGGTGTGCTTAGGTAATATTTGCCGCTCACCTTTAGCTCATGGAATTTTAGAATCTAAACTTCCTGAGAGTGAATTCTATGTCGATTCCGCAGGTACTGCAAACTATCATGTTGGGGATCTTCCAGATCACCGATCGATTGCTGTAGCGAAATCTCACGGTATCGATATATCTCATCAAAGTGGAAGACAGTTTCTGGTGAGTGACTTTGATGCTTTTGATCATATTTTTGTTATGGATCATTCTAATTTTACAAATGTTATAAATTTAGCAAGATCCAATGAAGATATTGCAAAGGTAAAGTTGATGTTAGAGGTAAATGCTAATAATAAACAGCAACATGTTCCAGATCCCTATTATGGCGATATGTCCGACTTTGAACACGTATTTAAATTACTGGATAAAGCTTGTGCAAAATTATCTAAGACTCTTATAAACGAAAGCGCATAA
- the dnaA gene encoding chromosomal replication initiator protein DnaA, producing MDVTAQSVWNNCLSFIKDNIQPQAYKTWFEPIVAVKLSDNALSIQVPSKFFYEWLEEHYVKILKVALTKQLGETAKLVYVIKMENTYGNKQPFTEKIPSSNRGALKSQDVDVPLNNKNPELKNPFVIPGIRNVKIESQLNPNYSFENFLEGDSNRLARNAGLAVANKPGGTSFNPLLIFGGVGLGKTHLAHAIGVDIKDKYPEKTVLYISAEKFTQQYIDSVKKNNRNDFIHFYQIIDVLIIDDVQFLSGKSGTQDVFFHIFNHLHQNGKQVILTSDKAPVDMQDIEQRLLSRFKWGLSAELQSPDFETRVSILKNKLYRDGVEMPDEIVEYVAKHIKTNVRELEGAIISLIAQSSFNKKEITVNLAKEIVEKFVKNTKREVSIDYIQKVVSDYFQMDVSTLQSKTRKRHIVQARQLAMFFAKKYTKASLASIGSQIGKRDHATVLHACKTVDNLSSTDKQFRKYVEDLSKKLSL from the coding sequence ATGGATGTAACTGCGCAATCGGTTTGGAACAACTGTCTGTCTTTTATAAAAGACAACATACAACCACAAGCCTATAAAACTTGGTTTGAACCAATAGTAGCAGTAAAGCTCTCTGATAACGCTTTAAGTATTCAAGTCCCTAGTAAATTTTTCTATGAGTGGCTAGAAGAACACTACGTTAAAATATTAAAAGTTGCTTTAACAAAACAATTAGGAGAAACTGCCAAATTGGTTTATGTAATCAAAATGGAAAACACCTATGGAAACAAGCAGCCATTTACTGAAAAAATACCTAGTTCTAATCGTGGCGCTCTAAAATCTCAAGATGTAGACGTTCCTCTAAATAATAAAAATCCAGAATTAAAAAACCCTTTTGTTATACCAGGCATCAGAAATGTAAAAATTGAGTCTCAACTCAATCCAAATTACAGTTTTGAAAACTTCCTGGAAGGTGATTCTAATCGTTTAGCAAGAAATGCTGGTTTAGCCGTTGCGAATAAACCTGGAGGCACATCCTTTAATCCGCTTCTCATTTTTGGTGGTGTTGGTTTAGGAAAAACACATCTTGCTCATGCCATTGGTGTTGACATCAAGGATAAATATCCTGAAAAAACAGTTTTATATATTTCCGCTGAAAAATTTACACAACAATATATCGATTCTGTAAAAAAGAACAATCGAAATGATTTTATTCACTTCTATCAAATTATAGATGTCTTAATTATTGATGATGTTCAATTTTTATCGGGCAAGTCAGGAACTCAAGACGTATTTTTCCATATTTTCAATCACTTACATCAAAATGGGAAACAAGTTATTTTAACCAGTGACAAAGCTCCTGTGGATATGCAAGACATTGAACAACGTCTCCTATCACGCTTTAAATGGGGACTTTCTGCGGAACTTCAAAGTCCTGACTTCGAAACCAGAGTATCAATACTCAAAAACAAACTCTATCGTGATGGTGTTGAAATGCCTGATGAAATTGTAGAGTATGTTGCAAAGCATATCAAAACAAATGTTCGAGAACTGGAAGGCGCCATTATTTCCTTAATTGCACAATCCTCTTTTAATAAGAAAGAAATTACAGTAAATCTTGCGAAAGAAATCGTTGAGAAATTTGTAAAAAACACGAAACGCGAAGTCTCTATAGATTATATCCAAAAGGTAGTTTCAGATTATTTCCAAATGGATGTGAGCACCTTACAATCTAAAACACGTAAACGTCACATTGTACAAGCTAGACAATTAGCAATGTTCTTTGCTAAAAAATACACTAAGGCGTCATTAGCAAGTATAGGCTCTCAAATAGGTAAACGAGATCATGCCACTGTTTTACACGCGTGTAAAACCGTAGACAACCTATCTTCTACAGATAAGCAATTCAGAAAATACGTTGAAGACCTTTCAAAAAAACTTTCTCTTTAA